One genomic region from Reichenbachiella ulvae encodes:
- a CDS encoding methylmalonyl-CoA mutase family protein: protein MENYHFREFSPMSKSEWLDLATQADRGKDPHYANSLELASYFSLPSYYDQADVSARSLAAELEMNSDWQWFERWDQGELKSLEELRKLGVQGLIVDDENEPSLPVVGNDPSVSICYRGSNISAAKRLLVSANSNKAYYIGSNDKIKLADFSNVYSMAIDISGLSHYKDVVYEVVLALLHFDQITDRYKGQDLSKLWSKIFIVTDVSTRYFQEILKLRTLNQLLVSMIHKLGLEIDKLLPLNIYARLGSGMESMRVDQQLLRLPVAMLAAINGGSKAIEVDLKSNNKSKIHYRNISNILREEVHAGYVAGALNGSYFLESAVEDLSAEVWRHFQSVLNRGGLDWLQGDYKKYLKLIAV from the coding sequence ATGGAAAATTATCACTTCCGTGAGTTTTCTCCTATGTCGAAATCTGAATGGCTTGATTTGGCTACTCAGGCTGACAGGGGAAAGGATCCGCACTATGCTAACTCTCTTGAGTTGGCATCATATTTTTCTTTGCCTTCCTATTATGACCAGGCTGATGTGAGCGCTCGCAGTTTGGCTGCTGAATTAGAAATGAACAGTGATTGGCAATGGTTCGAGAGATGGGATCAAGGTGAATTGAAATCTCTCGAGGAATTGAGAAAACTTGGAGTTCAAGGTTTGATTGTAGATGATGAAAATGAGCCGAGTTTACCTGTAGTTGGAAATGATCCTAGTGTAAGTATCTGTTATAGAGGTAGTAATATTAGTGCTGCTAAGAGGTTGTTAGTGTCGGCAAATTCTAACAAAGCCTATTATATAGGCAGTAATGACAAGATTAAATTAGCAGATTTTTCCAATGTCTATTCAATGGCCATAGATATTTCTGGATTGTCTCATTATAAGGATGTTGTATACGAGGTAGTGTTAGCCTTGCTACATTTTGATCAAATAACAGATCGTTATAAAGGGCAGGATCTTTCGAAACTATGGAGCAAGATTTTCATTGTCACCGATGTTTCTACTCGGTATTTTCAAGAGATACTGAAACTGAGAACCTTGAATCAACTATTGGTTTCGATGATCCATAAATTAGGTTTAGAAATTGATAAGCTACTACCACTTAATATATATGCCAGATTGGGTTCTGGGATGGAATCAATGAGAGTTGATCAACAGCTGCTGAGGCTTCCTGTAGCCATGCTTGCAGCGATTAATGGTGGTAGTAAGGCCATTGAGGTGGATTTGAAATCTAATAATAAGTCAAAAATTCACTATCGTAATATTTCTAATATTTTAAGGGAAGAAGTACATGCAGGATATGTGGCTGGAGCTTTAAATGGAAGCTACTTTTTAGAGTCAGCGGTTGAGGATTTATCCGCTGAAGTTTGGCGTCATTTTCAAAGTGTTTTGAATCGAGGAGGGCTTGATTGGCTTCAGGGAGACTATAAGAAATACTTAAAATTGATTGCTGTATGA
- a CDS encoding PspC domain-containing protein encodes MKGLQDYLEKHAFGVCSRLGEKLRLPSSSIRLFFIYLSFLTFGSPLIIYLSLAFVMNFRKHLRRRHSLWYY; translated from the coding sequence ATGAAAGGATTACAGGATTATTTGGAGAAACATGCTTTTGGCGTTTGTTCGCGTCTCGGAGAGAAGTTAAGATTACCTTCTTCGAGCATACGTTTGTTCTTTATCTATCTGTCATTTCTGACATTTGGTAGCCCACTCATCATTTATTTATCACTCGCATTTGTGATGAATTTTAGAAAACACCTAAGAAGACGCCATTCTTTGTGGTACTATTAG
- a CDS encoding multidrug effflux MFS transporter, protein MTSNKKLRASLLITVLGLLTAMGPFSVDPYLPAFPEIVKGLQTDLAHVSYTLSSFFIGLSVGQLIYGPLLERYGRKRPIYIGLTIYAISTAGCALSQSIEALIFFRFLQAIGSCAGLVSARTIVRDLFKGKKVAKVFSTLMMVVAVSPIIAPTVGGLLTTYFGWRSIFIVLFVFSMIMILGAILIVPHTKKPNTAYILRPGNIFQNYLNILKNPSFFLYALTGSIAYSGLYAYISGSPHLYMNLFGLNEQQYSWVFAIIATGLIGSSQINNLVLKKHSMEKTVQTAIFMQCIIGSTLLATSLTGATNLWVNTFLIFAFISSLGFIFPNCSALAMEPMGHTAGNASALMGAIQMSIGAIASAFVGMMQNATGIPMALIMTLCGFLALGLYFLGKHLIKNAIVPVH, encoded by the coding sequence ATGACATCCAATAAAAAATTAAGAGCCTCCCTACTCATTACAGTTTTGGGGTTGCTCACAGCCATGGGACCATTTTCTGTGGATCCTTATCTACCTGCATTCCCTGAGATTGTAAAAGGATTACAGACGGATCTGGCGCATGTATCTTATACGCTTTCCAGTTTTTTCATAGGGCTATCTGTAGGTCAACTTATATATGGACCGCTATTGGAGAGGTATGGTAGAAAAAGACCTATCTACATTGGCCTTACTATCTATGCTATCAGTACCGCGGGTTGTGCGTTGTCTCAATCCATAGAGGCTTTAATATTCTTTCGTTTCTTACAGGCGATTGGCTCATGTGCAGGCTTGGTTTCCGCACGTACGATTGTAAGAGACCTGTTCAAAGGCAAAAAAGTAGCTAAAGTATTCTCTACATTGATGATGGTAGTGGCTGTATCTCCTATCATCGCTCCTACGGTTGGTGGCCTGTTGACCACCTACTTTGGATGGAGAAGCATCTTTATCGTGCTTTTTGTATTCTCAATGATCATGATCTTAGGAGCTATACTTATTGTCCCACATACCAAAAAACCGAATACAGCATATATATTAAGGCCCGGTAATATTTTTCAGAACTACCTTAACATCCTGAAGAACCCAAGCTTCTTTTTATATGCGCTAACCGGATCCATTGCTTACTCTGGTTTATATGCTTACATCAGTGGGTCCCCACATTTGTATATGAACCTGTTTGGCTTAAATGAACAACAGTATAGCTGGGTGTTTGCCATAATTGCAACAGGGCTGATTGGCTCCAGTCAGATCAACAATCTGGTACTAAAGAAGCATAGCATGGAAAAAACCGTACAAACCGCCATCTTCATGCAGTGTATCATTGGGTCTACTCTGCTAGCTACAAGTCTCACAGGAGCTACCAACCTCTGGGTCAACACCTTTCTGATATTTGCCTTCATCAGTAGTTTAGGATTCATATTTCCAAACTGCTCTGCACTAGCTATGGAGCCTATGGGACACACGGCTGGCAATGCCTCGGCACTCATGGGTGCGATACAAATGAGCATTGGGGCCATAGCTTCAGCTTTCGTCGGCATGATGCAAAATGCCACAGGTATACCTATGGCATTGATCATGACGCTTTGTGGATTTTTGGCTTTAGGATTATACTTCCTGGGCAAGCATCTAATAAAAAACGCTATTGTTCCAGTTCATTAA
- a CDS encoding pyruvate dehydrogenase complex E1 component subunit beta, with protein sequence MKVLQFREALREAMSEEMRKDESIYLMGEEVAEYNGAYKVSQGMLDEFGAKRVIDTPIAELGFAGIGVGSAMNGLRPIVEFMTFNFSLVAIDQVINGAAKMMSMSGGQFNVPIVFRGPTGNAGQLSSQHSQNFENWYANCPGLKVVVPSNPADAKGLLKASIRDNDPTIFMESELMYGDKGEVPEGEYIIPIGVAEVVKKGSDVTIVSFGKFMKVANAAAEELTKEGINAEVIDLKTVRPIDYDTVIESVKKTNRLVIVEEAWPLASISSEISHYVQRKAFDYLDAPTHRITNKDVPLPYAPTLIQEILPNVERTIKAVKEIMYIQK encoded by the coding sequence ATGAAAGTTTTACAATTCAGAGAAGCCCTTAGAGAAGCAATGAGCGAAGAGATGCGCAAGGATGAGTCTATCTATCTCATGGGTGAAGAGGTTGCAGAATACAATGGTGCCTACAAAGTGAGTCAGGGAATGCTAGACGAGTTTGGTGCAAAGAGAGTCATTGACACGCCGATTGCTGAGCTTGGTTTTGCTGGTATAGGAGTAGGGTCTGCTATGAACGGACTTCGTCCAATTGTAGAATTTATGACTTTTAACTTTTCATTGGTAGCTATCGATCAGGTGATCAACGGAGCAGCTAAGATGATGTCTATGTCAGGTGGACAATTCAACGTACCAATCGTATTTCGTGGACCAACTGGTAACGCAGGTCAATTGAGTTCTCAGCACTCACAAAACTTCGAAAACTGGTATGCAAACTGTCCAGGTCTAAAAGTGGTAGTTCCTTCTAACCCTGCAGATGCAAAAGGTCTTTTGAAAGCCTCAATCAGAGACAATGACCCAACTATTTTCATGGAGTCAGAATTGATGTATGGTGACAAAGGAGAAGTTCCAGAAGGAGAATACATCATTCCGATTGGTGTAGCTGAAGTAGTAAAGAAAGGATCAGACGTAACAATCGTTTCGTTTGGTAAATTCATGAAAGTAGCCAATGCCGCAGCTGAAGAATTGACTAAAGAAGGAATCAATGCAGAGGTAATTGACCTAAAAACGGTTAGACCTATCGATTATGACACAGTAATCGAATCTGTGAAGAAAACCAATAGATTGGTGATCGTAGAAGAAGCTTGGCCATTGGCATCTATTTCTTCTGAAATCAGCCACTATGTTCAAAGAAAAGCTTTTGATTACCTGGATGCACCTACCCACAGAATCACTAACAAGGATGTGCCGCTACCATATGCACCTACCTTGATTCAGGAGATTCTACCAAACGTAGAGCGTACAATCAAAGCAGTAAAAGAGATTATGTACATACAGAAGTAA
- the scpA gene encoding methylmalonyl-CoA mutase — MKSVDWTQVDVRELGLSGMKSDSRVLDSKSMPEGFDVKNRYSKQDVADLLHARFGAGRPPYLRGPYASMYTSRPWTIRQYAGFSTAEESNAFYRRNLEAGQTGLSVAFDLATHRGYDSDHSRVTGDVGKAGVAIDSVEDMKLLFDQIPLDKMSVSMTMNGAVLPIMAFYIVAAEEQGVNPTQLTGTIQNDILKEFMVRNTYIYPPAESMRIVRDIFAYTSREMPKFNAISISGYHMHEAGASADLELAYTLADGLEYLRAGLAAGIAIDDFAPRFSFFWGIGMNHYMEVAKMRAGRLLWSKIVKSFDPQKEKSMALRTHCQTSGWSLTALDPKNNIARTSIEALSAALGGTQSLHTNSMDEALALPSEYAAGIARETQLFLQKETDITRLVDPYAGSYYVESLSDQLARKAWKEILEIEELGGMSQAIEQGIPKMKIEASATRKQAKIDKGEDVIVGVNKYQSEEEDAIELLEVDNDKVREGQIARLNELKETRDEHKVRVALEALERAASDKANLLELSIEAARVRATLGEISMALEKVFGRYQAKGTVVSGVYSKEYQNDDMMNRVKDLVNKVRELDGRNPRILVAKMGQDGHDRGAKVIATSFADLGFDVDIGPLFQVPEEVAQQAMDNDVHLVGISSLAGGHKTLVPALIKELKEKGRGDIMLVVGGVIPPQDYEFLYQAGVSGVFGPGTKIPEAASGILEKLISKLQE, encoded by the coding sequence ATGAAAAGTGTAGATTGGACTCAAGTTGATGTCAGAGAATTAGGTCTTTCAGGAATGAAGAGTGATTCTAGGGTGTTAGATTCGAAATCAATGCCTGAAGGCTTTGATGTTAAGAATCGTTATTCTAAGCAGGATGTGGCAGATCTTCTTCATGCTAGATTTGGAGCAGGAAGACCTCCTTATTTGCGAGGGCCCTATGCTTCCATGTATACCAGTAGACCCTGGACCATCAGGCAATATGCAGGTTTCTCAACAGCAGAAGAATCGAATGCTTTTTATAGAAGGAATTTAGAAGCAGGTCAAACGGGACTTTCTGTGGCCTTTGATTTGGCTACTCATCGAGGTTATGATTCTGATCATTCGAGGGTGACTGGTGATGTAGGAAAGGCAGGAGTGGCAATAGATTCTGTTGAAGATATGAAACTCCTTTTCGATCAAATTCCCCTCGATAAGATGTCAGTCTCTATGACAATGAATGGAGCCGTGCTACCTATCATGGCTTTTTACATAGTGGCGGCAGAGGAGCAGGGAGTAAACCCGACTCAACTCACAGGTACGATTCAGAATGATATTCTAAAGGAGTTTATGGTACGGAATACCTATATATACCCACCTGCTGAATCTATGCGGATCGTGAGAGATATCTTTGCCTACACATCCAGAGAGATGCCTAAGTTTAATGCTATCAGTATCAGTGGCTATCATATGCATGAGGCTGGTGCTAGTGCTGATTTAGAGTTGGCTTATACCCTTGCAGATGGTTTGGAATACCTCAGGGCTGGACTGGCTGCCGGAATTGCTATCGATGACTTTGCTCCTCGTTTTTCATTCTTTTGGGGTATAGGTATGAATCATTATATGGAGGTAGCCAAGATGCGTGCGGGAAGATTACTTTGGTCTAAAATCGTGAAATCCTTTGATCCCCAGAAGGAAAAATCTATGGCGCTGCGAACGCATTGCCAAACCTCAGGCTGGAGTTTGACGGCTCTTGATCCAAAAAATAACATCGCCAGAACAAGTATCGAGGCGCTATCTGCGGCATTAGGAGGGACTCAATCCCTCCATACCAATTCTATGGACGAAGCATTGGCTCTACCTAGTGAATATGCTGCGGGTATTGCGCGAGAGACGCAGTTGTTTTTGCAGAAGGAAACCGATATCACCCGTTTGGTAGACCCCTATGCAGGTTCTTATTACGTAGAATCGCTATCAGATCAATTGGCCAGAAAAGCATGGAAAGAGATTCTGGAGATAGAAGAGTTAGGAGGGATGTCACAGGCCATAGAACAGGGCATTCCTAAAATGAAGATAGAGGCTTCTGCGACTCGAAAGCAGGCAAAGATTGACAAAGGAGAGGATGTAATAGTTGGTGTCAATAAATATCAATCTGAAGAGGAAGATGCCATTGAGTTGCTTGAAGTAGATAATGATAAGGTAAGAGAGGGCCAAATTGCGCGGTTGAATGAGTTGAAGGAGACCAGAGATGAACATAAAGTAAGAGTGGCTTTGGAGGCGCTAGAAAGGGCAGCAAGCGATAAAGCAAATTTGTTAGAATTGAGCATTGAGGCTGCACGTGTTAGAGCTACATTGGGGGAGATATCGATGGCTCTCGAAAAGGTGTTTGGGAGGTATCAGGCAAAAGGAACGGTAGTTTCGGGTGTGTACAGCAAAGAGTATCAAAATGATGATATGATGAATAGGGTAAAAGATCTGGTCAACAAAGTACGAGAGCTAGATGGTCGGAATCCGAGAATATTAGTGGCTAAAATGGGTCAAGATGGACACGATCGAGGTGCCAAGGTGATTGCTACAAGTTTTGCTGACTTAGGGTTTGATGTAGACATTGGTCCATTGTTTCAGGTACCAGAGGAAGTGGCCCAGCAGGCAATGGATAATGACGTTCATCTGGTAGGTATATCCAGTTTGGCAGGGGGGCACAAGACTTTGGTGCCAGCGTTGATTAAAGAACTGAAAGAAAAGGGAAGAGGGGATATTATGTTGGTAGTCGGAGGAGTGATTCCTCCTCAGGATTATGAATTCCTGTATCAGGCTGGAGTTAGTGGCGTATTTGGGCCGGGAACAAAAATCCCCGAAGCTGCTTCGGGGATTTTAGAAAAGTTAATTTCGAAACTACAGGAGTAA
- the dnaA gene encoding chromosomal replication initiator protein DnaA, producing the protein MHDRIWDNCLKFIGSKIPEQSFKTWFIPIIPLKFTAPVLTIQVPSQFFYEWLEDNYVQLLKEAIQSEIGPEGKLEYSVIVDKGNSKNQPYTVNLAQKKDFAKFAQNGANGAPISNSPFALREIENAQQRSNLNAENTFDTYIEGDCNRLARSAGLAVASKPGVTSFNPLMIYGGVGLGKTHLAQAIGNRIKRENPEQFVLYVASEKFASQFIEALKNNSLQEFQNFYLNVDTLIIDDVQFFKDKVKTQEIFFHIFNHLHQNGKQIIMSSDRPPTELKGLQERLVSRFKWGLTADLQQPDFETRLAIIQRKLQDDGLEIDDKVLEYLAYSVDTNIRELEGVLISLVAHASLNRSEINLELAKQTLKSIVKNIESEVGIDYIQKTVSEYFNVSSEDLKAKTRKKEIVIARQLAMYFSKDYTNHSLKSIGSHFGGRDHSTVIHALQSVNDMLDTDARFRSSFTELKKKFKMKAI; encoded by the coding sequence ATGCACGATAGAATATGGGATAACTGTCTGAAATTTATTGGGAGTAAAATACCCGAGCAGAGCTTCAAAACGTGGTTTATTCCGATTATTCCATTAAAATTCACAGCGCCTGTATTAACTATACAGGTACCCTCTCAATTCTTTTATGAGTGGTTAGAAGACAATTATGTCCAATTACTTAAAGAAGCGATTCAATCAGAAATAGGTCCAGAAGGAAAACTTGAATATTCTGTAATTGTAGATAAAGGCAATTCTAAAAACCAACCATACACAGTCAATCTGGCTCAAAAGAAGGATTTTGCCAAATTTGCACAAAATGGTGCTAATGGAGCTCCCATTTCCAATAGCCCTTTTGCCTTAAGAGAAATTGAAAATGCACAACAACGTTCTAACCTAAACGCTGAAAATACATTTGACACCTATATAGAAGGAGATTGCAATAGATTGGCCCGTTCTGCGGGATTGGCAGTTGCCTCTAAACCTGGTGTTACTTCGTTTAACCCATTGATGATCTACGGTGGTGTAGGTTTGGGTAAAACGCATTTGGCTCAGGCCATTGGTAACAGAATCAAAAGAGAAAATCCAGAACAGTTCGTTCTTTATGTAGCTTCCGAAAAATTTGCAAGCCAATTCATCGAGGCGCTGAAGAACAATAGTCTGCAGGAGTTTCAAAACTTCTATTTGAATGTAGATACGCTCATCATTGACGATGTGCAGTTCTTTAAGGATAAGGTGAAGACACAGGAAATCTTCTTCCACATCTTCAATCACCTACACCAAAACGGTAAGCAAATCATAATGTCTAGTGATAGACCTCCAACAGAGTTGAAAGGTCTTCAGGAAAGATTGGTTTCTAGATTCAAATGGGGTTTAACTGCTGATCTTCAGCAACCTGATTTTGAAACGCGCCTGGCAATCATCCAAAGAAAGCTTCAGGATGATGGTTTGGAAATCGATGATAAGGTATTAGAATACCTCGCTTATAGCGTAGATACTAACATTAGAGAATTAGAAGGTGTTCTGATTTCGTTGGTGGCTCATGCTTCACTCAACAGATCCGAGATCAATTTGGAGTTGGCAAAGCAGACTTTGAAATCTATTGTCAAAAACATCGAGTCAGAAGTCGGTATCGATTACATCCAAAAGACTGTTTCTGAGTATTTCAATGTTTCTTCTGAGGACTTGAAAGCCAAAACTCGTAAGAAAGAGATCGTAATCGCACGTCAGTTGGCGATGTATTTCTCCAAAGACTATACAAACCATTCGCTCAAAAGCATTGGTAGTCACTTTGGTGGAAGAGACCACAGTACAGTGATTCATGCCTTACAATCCGTCAACGATATGCTGGACACGGATGCTCGATTTAGGTCCTCCTTTACGGAACTAAAAAAGAAATTCAAAATGAAGGCTATCTAA
- a CDS encoding OmpA family protein, whose translation MRKSNIVIALFLGLTVFSACSSLNSMIKLAGGQQVDIVPNPLELHGDSVKFDMAVELPAKMLPEKYMYNMTSYYKYGESEVEVGTMVFDAADFPDSKTTTSSKTETFAFAYDPAMDQGNLEVIGTAVDEKGENKSTPRVPVARGLITTSKLVEGVYYPAFADPGYNDKEELTPTNVNMYFDRGSSVLKRSETRSEKGKEFTAFIADKNVTKTVTITGTHSPEGLETVNSKLSENRAKAIETYYKAQMRRYDYKDMADSIEFILKPVVEDWSEFKDSLDVYEGISDDQKSEILKIVNGAGTFEDKEKALQKLDSYSAIFKDIYPGLRAARTEVLTVIDKKSNAEISVLAKKTAEGDSTAADSLSIGELLFAATLTPDLAEKEAIYLAATKMEGNWQSHNNLGAVYLQMAIEGTDVNANVEKALTQLEIAANKKNAAEVQANMATAYELQGNTAQAYDAAVAALSNNPGQHASGINGVKGTLEIMKGDYESATASLGSADETAQVAFNKGLALLLSKDFENAETGFGTAIELDAEYAKAYYAAAIAAARQGNAADVLSNLKTAVEKDPELKEKALADLEFYTFAAQVTEALN comes from the coding sequence ATGAGAAAATCGAATATTGTGATAGCCTTGTTTTTAGGCTTGACTGTATTTTCAGCGTGTAGTTCTCTGAACAGCATGATAAAACTTGCCGGTGGACAGCAAGTGGATATCGTACCAAACCCATTAGAGTTACACGGTGATTCAGTAAAGTTTGACATGGCTGTCGAATTACCCGCCAAAATGCTCCCAGAAAAGTATATGTATAACATGACATCATACTATAAGTATGGAGAATCAGAAGTAGAAGTTGGAACAATGGTATTTGATGCTGCTGACTTCCCTGATAGCAAAACTACTACCTCCAGCAAAACAGAAACATTTGCTTTCGCTTACGACCCAGCTATGGATCAGGGCAACCTGGAAGTAATCGGTACTGCTGTAGATGAAAAAGGAGAGAACAAATCAACTCCAAGAGTTCCTGTAGCTCGTGGATTGATCACAACTTCTAAACTTGTTGAAGGTGTATACTACCCAGCTTTCGCTGATCCAGGATACAACGACAAGGAAGAGTTGACTCCTACTAATGTAAACATGTACTTCGACAGAGGTAGCTCTGTATTGAAGAGATCAGAAACTAGAAGCGAAAAAGGTAAGGAGTTCACTGCTTTCATCGCTGACAAAAACGTAACTAAAACAGTAACAATCACTGGTACTCACTCACCAGAAGGTTTGGAAACTGTTAACTCTAAGCTTTCTGAAAATAGAGCGAAAGCAATTGAGACTTACTACAAGGCTCAAATGAGAAGATACGATTACAAAGACATGGCTGACTCTATCGAGTTCATCTTGAAGCCAGTTGTTGAAGATTGGAGCGAATTCAAAGATTCTTTGGATGTTTACGAAGGAATCTCTGATGATCAAAAATCTGAAATCTTGAAAATCGTTAACGGAGCAGGAACTTTTGAAGACAAAGAAAAAGCACTTCAAAAATTAGATTCTTACTCTGCTATCTTCAAAGATATCTACCCAGGTTTGAGAGCAGCTAGAACTGAAGTTCTTACTGTAATCGACAAAAAATCAAACGCAGAAATCTCTGTATTGGCTAAGAAAACTGCTGAAGGAGATTCTACTGCTGCAGATTCACTTTCTATTGGCGAATTGCTTTTCGCAGCTACTTTGACTCCAGACTTGGCAGAAAAAGAAGCTATCTACCTAGCTGCTACTAAAATGGAAGGCAACTGGCAATCACACAACAACTTGGGAGCTGTTTACCTACAAATGGCTATTGAAGGAACTGATGTGAATGCTAACGTAGAAAAAGCATTGACTCAATTAGAAATCGCTGCTAACAAAAAGAACGCTGCTGAAGTACAAGCTAACATGGCGACTGCTTACGAGCTTCAAGGCAACACTGCTCAGGCTTACGATGCGGCTGTAGCTGCATTATCTAACAACCCTGGACAACATGCAAGCGGTATCAATGGAGTAAAAGGTACTTTGGAAATCATGAAAGGTGACTATGAGTCAGCTACTGCTAGCCTTGGCTCTGCAGACGAAACTGCTCAAGTTGCTTTCAACAAAGGTCTTGCACTGTTGTTGAGCAAAGATTTCGAAAATGCTGAAACTGGTTTCGGTACAGCTATCGAATTGGATGCAGAATATGCAAAAGCTTACTACGCTGCTGCAATCGCAGCTGCTAGACAAGGAAATGCTGCAGATGTACTTTCTAACTTGAAAACAGCTGTTGAGAAAGATCCTGAATTGAAAGAGAAGGCTTTGGCTGACTTAGAATTCTATACTTTCGCTGCTCAGGTTACTGAAGCATTGAACTAA
- a CDS encoding helix-turn-helix domain-containing protein produces MVIDNYFNLGLLMGAVFSFLLSMYLIFYPNNFFPNKILGVLVFTWSITVFAFIIQSPDFFAKYPHFYALWDVFTLMFFPLIYLYIRHYLYKDIKVNWSNLWHFAPSIAYLITFSPFFLQSGEAKIQMINNGFPVWFGPLQTIFNLTIILQGTFYSIYSLRTIHHFQYFRKNRLSDFQLNSLSWLRLFVLINIFLWIAGTTGAFLDIFGIDIFIDLFDVFYLGLTLLTIVLGIFTMQRPELFEETEDILALLHPRKSNSPQSQKKGYTPEEFQTLSQYIVDKKPYLKNDLKMQDMVEATGLSYKRISEMLNSEFEKSFYELMNEYRLEEAIRLINEGFHIKHTLPYLADAAGFNSKTTFNRAFKKYTGKTPTEYIQSLD; encoded by the coding sequence ATGGTAATAGACAATTATTTCAATCTGGGTCTGCTAATGGGAGCGGTTTTCTCCTTCCTCCTATCCATGTACCTCATATTTTACCCTAACAACTTCTTCCCGAATAAGATATTAGGGGTTCTAGTGTTTACATGGTCTATTACTGTATTCGCTTTTATTATTCAGTCACCAGATTTTTTTGCCAAGTACCCCCATTTTTATGCGCTTTGGGATGTATTCACCTTGATGTTCTTCCCTCTTATCTACTTATATATCCGGCACTATCTTTATAAAGATATTAAGGTTAATTGGTCCAACCTTTGGCACTTTGCTCCTTCTATTGCCTACCTTATTACTTTTTCGCCTTTTTTCTTACAGAGTGGAGAGGCTAAAATCCAAATGATCAATAATGGTTTCCCTGTCTGGTTCGGACCTCTACAGACTATATTTAATCTGACCATTATTCTTCAAGGGACCTTTTACTCCATATACTCATTAAGAACTATACATCACTTTCAATATTTCAGAAAAAACCGTCTATCAGATTTCCAGCTCAACTCTCTATCCTGGCTGAGGTTATTTGTGCTGATCAATATTTTTTTATGGATAGCAGGTACCACTGGAGCTTTTCTGGATATTTTCGGGATAGATATATTCATCGATCTATTCGATGTATTCTATTTAGGGCTTACTCTTTTAACCATAGTACTGGGCATATTCACGATGCAAAGGCCAGAACTATTTGAAGAAACCGAGGACATTCTTGCCCTATTGCATCCAAGAAAATCAAACTCTCCCCAATCTCAAAAAAAAGGATACACACCCGAAGAATTCCAAACCCTCTCTCAATATATAGTAGATAAGAAACCATACCTTAAAAATGATTTAAAAATGCAAGATATGGTGGAGGCTACTGGCTTATCCTATAAGCGCATTTCAGAAATGCTCAACAGCGAGTTTGAAAAATCTTTTTATGAATTGATGAATGAATACAGGTTGGAAGAAGCCATTCGTCTGATCAATGAAGGTTTTCATATCAAACATACTCTTCCATATCTCGCCGATGCTGCAGGATTCAACTCTAAGACAACCTTTAATCGAGCTTTTAAGAAATACACCGGCAAAACTCCAACCGAATACATTCAATCCTTAGACTAA